One Mesomycoplasma molare genomic window carries:
- a CDS encoding type I phosphomannose isomerase catalytic subunit: MNKNIIFLKPYFKKVIWANTNLKKLYNLNEDIGEAWLISAIENCESTIVESGEKFSDFIKKNPEFFNLTKESVKNFIYPNLTKFLDAKLPLSIQVHPNDEYAKKFNSLGKNECWFVLKNKGKPFILGSTTKEIEVFKSVINTKETEEYLNKIQLQEGDFVFIEAGLIHGIPENTMVYELQQSSDITYRLYDYDRKDALGNKREIHVKESLDTMKLDIKPEIQKRLNDKGFYNTKQFNLTKIELNGNYQKINTSMAKHCLEVVVFEGEGLIDKKHSIKKGDVFIVSKNTKEIEISGNIKLFLNYL; the protein is encoded by the coding sequence ATGAATAAAAATATCATTTTTTTAAAACCTTATTTTAAAAAAGTTATATGAGCTAATACAAATTTAAAAAAGCTTTATAATTTAAATGAAGATATTGGTGAAGCGTGATTAATATCCGCTATTGAAAATTGTGAATCAACAATAGTTGAAAGTGGTGAAAAATTTAGTGATTTTATAAAGAAAAACCCTGAATTTTTTAACTTAACTAAAGAAAGTGTTAAAAATTTTATATATCCAAATTTAACTAAATTTTTAGATGCAAAATTACCTTTAAGTATTCAAGTTCATCCTAATGATGAATATGCTAAAAAATTTAACTCGTTAGGAAAAAATGAATGCTGATTTGTATTAAAAAACAAAGGTAAACCTTTTATTCTAGGTTCTACTACAAAAGAAATAGAGGTTTTTAAATCAGTTATCAACACTAAAGAAACAGAAGAATATCTAAATAAAATTCAATTACAAGAGGGCGACTTTGTTTTTATAGAAGCTGGTTTAATTCATGGAATTCCCGAAAATACAATGGTATATGAATTACAACAATCTAGTGATATAACTTATCGTTTATATGATTATGACAGAAAAGATGCTTTAGGTAATAAAAGAGAAATTCATGTTAAAGAGTCTTTAGATACTATGAAATTGGACATAAAACCTGAAATTCAAAAACGGTTAAATGATAAAGGTTTTTACAACACAAAACAATTTAATTTAACTAAAATAGAATTAAATGGTAACTATCAAAAAATAAATACTTCAATGGCAAAACACTGTCTAGAAGTAGTTGTTTTTGAAGGTGAAGGACTTATTGATAAAAAACACTCTATAAAAAAAGGAGATGTATTTATCGTAAGTAAAAATACAAAAGAAATAGAAATAAGTGGAAACATTAAGCTTTTTTTAAACTATTTATAA
- the parE gene encoding DNA topoisomerase IV subunit B, which yields MNYDASSLKVLKGLEGVRKRPGMYIGSTDVNGLHHLVWEIVDNAVDESLAGFATKIEVTLNIDGSITVEDDGRGIPIDKHESGLTGVELVFSELHAGGKFSEGAYKTSGGLHGVGSSVVNALSKWLKVSVFKNGNEYFTEFENGGQIKTNTKIISKSNKRGTKVHFMPDYEIFKKSKFSFETISERLRESSFLLKGIVIKITDKNTDKSEEFKHENGIKAFVEFINDSKVVINKNIATFSDNKNKIEVEFGFQYTESFSESIISFVNNVKTKDGGTHESAAKSAFTKVFNEFAQEKNILKGKTTAFDGMDIREGLTLILSLKVPESILEFVGQTKDKLGTPEAKNVVEEVVSRELKFWINENKEESLKILEKIKKSFDARNAARLARAEVRKTKDALSEKKILSGKLTPAQSKKVEEKELFLVEGDSAGGSAKLGRDRKTQAILPLRGKVINAEKSKLLEILKNEEIATLINTIGAGVGNDFNIKNAQYGKIIIMTDADTDGAHIQILLLTFLFRYMKPLIEYGRVYIAQPPLYKISQKNKNKIEYAWTDEELRDIVKNKSSFDIQRYKGLGEMNADQLWETTMDPETRTLIKVSIEDIAIVERRVSILMGDKVELRKEWINKNVDFSLEDDFQINKSNNIGENSDYEK from the coding sequence ATGAATTATGATGCAAGTAGTTTAAAGGTTTTAAAAGGATTAGAAGGAGTTAGAAAACGTCCTGGAATGTATATAGGATCAACTGATGTAAATGGATTACATCATTTGGTTTGAGAAATAGTTGATAACGCTGTCGACGAAAGTTTAGCAGGATTTGCAACTAAGATCGAAGTAACGCTAAATATTGATGGCTCTATAACTGTTGAAGATGATGGTAGAGGTATTCCAATTGATAAACATGAAAGTGGCTTAACAGGTGTTGAATTAGTTTTTAGTGAATTACATGCCGGAGGAAAATTTTCAGAAGGAGCTTATAAAACTTCTGGAGGATTGCATGGTGTAGGATCATCTGTTGTTAATGCTTTATCTAAATGGTTAAAAGTTTCAGTTTTTAAAAACGGAAATGAATATTTTACTGAATTTGAAAATGGTGGTCAAATAAAAACCAACACTAAAATTATTTCTAAGAGCAATAAAAGAGGAACAAAAGTTCATTTTATGCCCGATTATGAAATTTTTAAAAAATCCAAATTTTCTTTTGAAACTATTAGTGAAAGACTAAGAGAATCTTCTTTTTTACTAAAAGGAATAGTTATCAAAATTACTGATAAAAACACTGACAAAAGTGAAGAATTTAAGCATGAAAATGGTATAAAAGCCTTTGTTGAGTTTATAAATGATTCTAAAGTTGTTATTAACAAAAATATTGCTACTTTTAGTGATAACAAAAACAAAATAGAAGTAGAATTCGGTTTTCAATATACAGAAAGTTTTTCCGAATCAATTATTTCATTTGTTAATAATGTAAAAACAAAAGATGGTGGAACACACGAAAGCGCAGCTAAAAGCGCATTTACAAAAGTTTTCAATGAGTTTGCACAAGAAAAAAACATTTTAAAAGGAAAAACAACAGCTTTTGATGGAATGGATATAAGAGAAGGATTAACTTTAATATTATCTTTAAAAGTTCCTGAATCAATATTAGAATTTGTTGGGCAAACAAAAGATAAGTTAGGGACACCTGAAGCAAAAAATGTTGTTGAGGAAGTTGTCTCAAGAGAGCTTAAGTTTTGAATAAACGAAAACAAAGAAGAAAGTTTAAAAATACTAGAAAAAATTAAAAAGTCTTTTGATGCAAGAAATGCCGCTAGGTTAGCAAGAGCTGAAGTGAGAAAAACAAAAGATGCCTTAAGCGAGAAAAAAATTCTTTCAGGTAAATTAACTCCTGCTCAAAGCAAAAAAGTTGAAGAAAAAGAATTGTTTTTAGTCGAAGGAGACTCAGCGGGTGGTAGTGCCAAATTAGGTAGAGATAGAAAAACACAAGCAATTTTACCTTTAAGAGGAAAAGTTATAAATGCTGAAAAATCTAAATTATTAGAAATACTTAAAAACGAAGAAATAGCTACACTAATAAACACTATTGGAGCAGGTGTTGGTAACGATTTTAATATAAAAAATGCACAATATGGAAAAATTATCATAATGACCGATGCCGATACAGATGGTGCGCATATTCAAATCTTACTACTAACTTTCTTATTTAGATATATGAAGCCTTTAATTGAATATGGAAGAGTTTATATAGCTCAACCTCCTTTATATAAAATAAGTCAAAAAAATAAAAATAAAATTGAATATGCTTGAACTGATGAAGAATTAAGGGATATTGTAAAAAACAAAAGCAGTTTTGACATCCAAAGATATAAAGGATTAGGGGAAATGAACGCTGATCAATTATGAGAAACTACTATGGATCCAGAAACTAGAACATTAATTAAAGTTTCAATAGAGGATATAGCTATTGTTGAAAGAAGAGTCTCAATTTTAATGGGTGACAAAGTTGAATTAAGAAAAGAATGAATAAATAAAAATGTAGATTTTTCATTAGAAGATGATTTTCAAATCAATAAATCAAATAACATAGGAGAAAATAGCGATTATGAAAAATAA